The following nucleotide sequence is from Coffea eugenioides isolate CCC68of chromosome 10, Ceug_1.0, whole genome shotgun sequence.
AAATGGGCCTGAGCGCTCCCCCGCCCGATCCATCAAGAGTCGGCCGCGGGACCCCCCCAGTGGAAGCCTGTCCGGGACGAGTTTGAGCAGATCCTGCGGCCGCAGTTGTACGAGGACAACTACACCACCTCACCCTTTACCCGGGAGATAGAGCACTACCCGCTACCCCGGAGGTTCAAGATTCCGAACATCGAGTTGTACGACGCCTCGACCGACCCGGAAGACCACCTCTTGGTCTTCCTGACGCACATGCGTCTGCAAACCGCTGCGGATGAAGTCCGCTGCAAAACCTTTCCCATGTTTCTGAAGGGGAAGGCACGGCTCTGGTTCCAGGGTCTGGCACCGGGGTCCATTCGGAGTTTCCCCGAACTGGCCAGACAGTTCGCCGTCCAGTTCGTCTCCTCGAAGACTTACTCAAAAAACGCGTCTCACTTGATGGCAATCAAGCAGAAGCCGGACGAGTCCCTGAGAAATTTCATGACCCGCTTCAATACGGAGAGCTTGCAGATCAGGGACAAGGACAAAAAGATGGTCATGGCCGCCTTCATGAACGGGTTCAGGGTAGAGGAGCTCTACTACAAGTTCGTCGAGAAGCCTCCTGGAGGCCTAGAGGAGCTCTTGACCAGGGCGCACGCCGCCGCTAATACGGAGGAGGCTGCCCGCCTGAGGAGAGAATCAGATCAGGAGCTCGAAAATCGGAGAGGACGGGGAAACCCCCTCGAGAACAAGAACGGCCCGGCCAAGAAAAATGTTTTCGATCGGCTCTCAAGGGAGAAAGCCCCCGCTCAACCGCCGCTTCTGGAAAAAGGCTACACCCCCCTAACTAGGCCCAGACCCCAGATTCTGGCCGTTATGGAGGCGGAGGGCCTAGGGGAGCGGCCACCTAAGATGGGGACACCCCGGAACAAGCGAAACCAGGACCGATACTGTGCCTTCCACCGTGATGTTGGACATGATACGGAGGGGTGCTGGGCCCTGCGAAAGGAGATCGAAAATCTGATCCAACGCGGCTTCCTGGGGCGTTTCGTGCCGCAAGGTCCACCAGGCCAGGAGCAAGGACGCACCTACCGCGGAGACAGGAGCGAGAGCCAGCGTCGCGACCGCTTGAGCGGCGAGACGCCCCTCGGGGGCAACTCCCCCAACCAGATCACTCAGAAACTTAGCAGGGGTAATAATCACCATTGTCGAGGGCCCCACGGGGGGGGACAGCCATGCAGTTCGGAAGAACAGACGGCCTCCCCCCGAGGGGGATGACTCCCTGAAACGCTTGCGCATGGATGAGGAGATCACCTTCGGAGCAAGGGATGCGGTTCCCCTGGCGTCTGGAAACCACGAGACCATCGTGATAGACGTCGTGACCAATAACTCCCGGGTGAAAAAAGTGTACGTCGACCAAGGGAGCGCAGTGGACATCCTGTTTTACCGGGTGTTCAAGGAGCTCGGCTTGGAGGACGGACAGCTAACCCCGGTTTGGACACCCCTAATGGGCTTCACCGGACCGCCCATCAATCCGGAGGGGATGATCACCCTGATGGTCACTGTAGGGCAAGCGCCCAAATGCCGGACCATCCCCGTCAACTTCGTGGTGGTCAAACAACAATCCCCATATAACGTGTTCTTGGGACGACCCGTTTTGAATGCCCTCCGAGTTATCCCCTCGTCTCTCCACCTCAGCGTCAAATTCCCCACCCCGGGAGGAATAGCTGAGGTGCATGGAGATCCAGAGATGGCCAGAACTTGCTACTTGGCCGTGCTCCGGGGATATGAGAAGGTGGTCGCCCAAACGATCAGCTTGGAGCCTTACATCCCGGGGGAGGAGGCCCGACAGTTGGGCACCCAGGACGAGATCGAGAAGTTCCCCTTGAGGGAGGACCGGCCTGACCAGGTCCTCCGCGTTGGTGCATCGCTACCCCCCGAAGAGAAGGAGGGATTGAAGGCCCTACTAAGGGAGTACGCCCAGGTCTTCGCGTGGGCAGTAGAGGACATGCCCGGGATTCCGACTGATCTGGCCGTCCACCACCTCAACGTGGATCCCTGCTTCAAGCCagtgaagcagaagaagaggaGTTTCACCGCCCAAAGGAATGATGTGATCAAGAAGGAGGTCGGCAAGCTGCTGGAATCCAAGATCATCTTGGAGGTATATTACCCGACCTGGTTAGCCAATCCCGTCCTGGTGAAGAAGGAGGACCAGTCTTGGAGGATGTGCGTGGACTTCACAGATCTTAACAAGGCCTGCCCAAAGGACTGCTTCCCCTTGCCAAGGATCGACTGGTTAGTAGATTCTATTGTGGGTTTTGACATTTTGTGTTTCCTGGATGCCTTCAAGAGATACCACCAGATAGAGATGGTCGAGGAAGATCGGGAAAAGA
It contains:
- the LOC113750622 gene encoding uncharacterized protein LOC113750622, coding for MRLQTAADEVRCKTFPMFLKGKARLWFQGLAPGSIRSFPELARQFAVQFVSSKTYSKNASHLMAIKQKPDESLRNFMTRFNTESLQIRDKDKKMVMAAFMNGFRVEELYYKFVEKPPGGLEELLTRAHAAANTEEAARLRRESDQELENRRGRGNPLENKNGPAKKNVFDRLSREKAPAQPPLLEKGYTPLTRPRPQILAVMEAEGLGERPPKMGTPRNKRNQDRYCAFHRDVGHDTEGCWALRKEIENLIQRGFLGRFVPQGPPGQEQGRTYRGDRSESQRRDRLSGETPLGGNSPNQITQKLSRGNNHHCRGPHGGGQPCSSEEQTASPRGG